In the Streptomyces sp. BHT-5-2 genome, one interval contains:
- a CDS encoding ABC transporter ATP-binding protein has product MPHAAVPRPAVPARVAAAVAARATDLSKVYGQGETRVVALDSVDVEFGRARFTAIMGPSGSGKSTLMHCMAGLDSISSGSARIGDVELASLNDKQLTRLRRDKIGFIFQAFNLLPTLTALENITLPMDIAGRRPDREWVGRVVETVGLSGRLKHRPAQLSGGQQQRVAVARALAAQPEIIFADEPTGNLDSRSGAEVLGFLRESVRAMDQTVVMVTHDPVAAAYADRVVFLADGRIVDELHEPTADAVLDRMRMFDSKGRTS; this is encoded by the coding sequence GTGCCGCACGCCGCCGTCCCCCGTCCCGCCGTCCCCGCCCGCGTCGCCGCGGCCGTCGCCGCCCGCGCCACGGACCTGAGCAAGGTCTACGGCCAGGGAGAGACCCGGGTGGTCGCTCTGGACTCCGTCGACGTGGAGTTCGGCCGGGCCCGGTTCACCGCGATCATGGGCCCGTCCGGCTCCGGCAAGTCCACCCTGATGCACTGCATGGCCGGGCTGGACTCCATATCGTCCGGCTCCGCCCGGATCGGCGACGTCGAGCTGGCGTCGCTGAACGACAAGCAGCTGACCCGGCTCCGCCGCGACAAGATCGGCTTCATCTTCCAGGCGTTCAACCTGCTGCCCACGCTCACCGCGCTGGAGAACATCACGCTGCCGATGGACATCGCCGGCCGCCGCCCGGACCGGGAGTGGGTCGGCCGGGTCGTGGAGACCGTGGGCCTGTCCGGGCGGCTCAAGCACCGGCCGGCCCAGCTCTCCGGCGGCCAGCAGCAGCGGGTCGCGGTGGCGCGGGCGCTGGCCGCCCAGCCGGAGATCATCTTCGCCGACGAGCCGACCGGCAACCTCGACTCCCGCTCCGGCGCCGAAGTGCTGGGCTTCCTGCGGGAGTCGGTGCGGGCGATGGACCAGACGGTGGTGATGGTCACCCACGACCCGGTCGCCGCCGCCTACGCGGACCGGGTGGTCTTCCTCGCCGACGGCCGGATCGTCGACGAACTGCACGAGCCGACCGCGGACGCCGTACTCGACCGGATGCGCATGTTCGACTCCAAGGGCCGTACGAGCTGA
- a CDS encoding ABC transporter permease → MLRTALRNIVAHKARLMMTALAVVLGTAFVSGTLIFSDTVGAAYRNAMSKNLKDVAVSVHAQSARGADGPEPEDGRRGSALDDRLADRIRALPGVASVRPSLSGDTIVVGKDNQPLGREWGNRGVNYVADKDGKDGRYPLKEGRAPASAGEMALDAQSARHGGYALGDTVRFATDGPALTKKLVGIVGTDDPQVESGASLALFDTATAQKLFLHPGQYDELVVAAQPGTDNQALTEQVRRLLPKDRAEATSGTELAAQEARMITEQTRSLTKMLLTFAGIALFVGVFIIANTFTMLIAQRSREIALMRAVGASRRQVVRSVLAEAGLLGLASSAVGFALGLGIAVGLRPLLNATGAGFPDGPLVISPDAVLAALGVGVLVTVLAAWLPSRKAAKIAPVEALSTVEAPPARRGLVLRNSLGAVVTGLGVAVMLYVSTQKNADALPVAMLGGALTLAGMIILAPLLSRPLVALAGKVTTRLFGVTGKLAKENALRNPRRTAATASALMIGLVLITGMTVGGHSVQRAMDEMVAKDLKADYKVTSSHFDGIDPQLSRKATRVPGVEAVVPLRRVGVATTGTGFLSLTGTDLTRLPKVTDVRFDSGSYDAVRGNGIAVSRTKAKELGLKPGSTLAAEFFSGKAKKQQLTVTGIYEDNQVVGDALGAASLVDPHKKPFKDDAVLVKAADGKSTGLDKEIRDALGNSPLLKVQDRDALRNQDAGAINTMLNMMYGLLGMAVVIAVLGVVNTLAMSVFERTREIGMLRAIGLARSGVKQMVRLESVVISLFGAVLGIGVGVFLAWAGGSITATSLPTYEMVLPWGRLALFFAIALVVGVLAAAWPARRAARLNTLESISAQ, encoded by the coding sequence ATGCTTCGTACAGCTCTGCGCAACATCGTCGCGCACAAGGCCCGCCTGATGATGACCGCACTCGCGGTCGTCCTCGGTACCGCGTTCGTCTCCGGCACGCTGATCTTCAGCGACACCGTCGGCGCGGCGTACCGCAACGCCATGTCCAAGAACCTCAAGGACGTGGCCGTCTCCGTACACGCGCAGTCCGCCCGCGGCGCCGACGGCCCCGAGCCGGAGGACGGCCGGCGCGGCAGCGCCCTCGACGACCGGCTCGCGGACCGGATCCGCGCGCTGCCGGGCGTGGCGTCCGTACGCCCGTCCCTGTCCGGCGACACCATCGTGGTCGGCAAGGACAACCAGCCGCTCGGCCGCGAGTGGGGGAACCGCGGCGTCAACTACGTCGCGGACAAGGACGGCAAGGACGGCCGCTACCCGCTGAAGGAGGGCCGCGCACCGGCCTCCGCCGGCGAGATGGCGCTGGACGCCCAGTCCGCGCGGCACGGCGGCTACGCACTCGGCGACACCGTGCGCTTCGCGACCGACGGCCCGGCGCTGACCAAGAAGCTGGTCGGCATCGTCGGCACCGACGACCCCCAGGTGGAGTCGGGCGCCAGTCTCGCGCTGTTCGACACCGCCACCGCGCAGAAGCTGTTCCTGCACCCCGGTCAGTACGACGAGCTGGTGGTCGCCGCCCAGCCCGGCACCGACAACCAGGCGCTGACGGAGCAGGTCCGCCGACTGCTGCCCAAGGACCGCGCGGAGGCCACCAGCGGCACCGAACTGGCCGCCCAGGAAGCCAGGATGATCACCGAGCAGACCCGCTCGCTGACGAAGATGCTGCTCACCTTCGCCGGCATCGCGCTGTTCGTCGGCGTCTTCATCATCGCCAACACCTTCACCATGCTCATCGCCCAACGCAGCCGCGAGATCGCGCTGATGCGCGCGGTCGGCGCCTCCCGCCGCCAGGTGGTGCGCTCGGTGCTGGCCGAGGCGGGCCTGCTGGGCCTGGCCTCCTCCGCCGTCGGCTTCGCGCTGGGCCTGGGGATCGCGGTCGGCCTGCGTCCGCTGCTGAACGCCACCGGCGCCGGCTTCCCCGACGGCCCGCTGGTCATCAGCCCGGACGCGGTGCTGGCCGCCCTCGGCGTCGGGGTGCTGGTGACCGTACTGGCCGCCTGGCTGCCGTCCCGCAAGGCCGCGAAGATCGCCCCGGTCGAGGCGCTGAGCACCGTCGAGGCGCCGCCGGCCCGGCGCGGCCTGGTCCTCCGCAACTCCCTGGGCGCGGTGGTCACCGGCCTCGGCGTAGCGGTCATGCTGTACGTCTCCACCCAGAAGAACGCCGATGCGCTGCCCGTGGCCATGCTCGGCGGGGCCCTCACCCTGGCCGGCATGATCATCCTTGCCCCGCTGCTGTCGCGTCCGCTGGTGGCGCTGGCCGGCAAGGTCACCACCCGCCTCTTCGGCGTCACCGGCAAGCTGGCGAAGGAGAACGCGCTGCGCAACCCGCGGCGGACCGCCGCCACCGCATCGGCCCTGATGATCGGTCTGGTACTGATCACCGGCATGACGGTGGGCGGGCACTCCGTCCAGCGGGCCATGGACGAGATGGTCGCCAAGGACCTGAAGGCCGACTACAAGGTCACCTCCTCCCACTTCGACGGCATCGACCCCCAGCTGTCCAGGAAGGCGACGCGGGTGCCGGGCGTCGAGGCCGTCGTGCCGCTGCGGCGGGTCGGCGTCGCGACGACGGGCACCGGGTTCCTCTCCCTCACCGGTACGGACCTGACCCGCCTCCCGAAGGTGACCGACGTCCGCTTCGACAGCGGTTCCTACGACGCCGTACGGGGCAACGGGATCGCGGTGTCCCGCACCAAGGCCAAGGAGCTGGGTCTGAAGCCCGGCAGCACCCTCGCGGCCGAGTTCTTCAGCGGCAAGGCCAAGAAACAGCAGCTGACGGTCACCGGCATCTACGAGGACAACCAGGTCGTCGGCGACGCGCTGGGCGCGGCCTCCCTCGTCGACCCGCACAAGAAGCCCTTCAAGGACGACGCGGTGCTGGTCAAGGCCGCCGACGGCAAGTCCACCGGTCTGGACAAGGAGATCCGCGACGCCCTCGGCAACAGCCCGCTGCTGAAGGTCCAGGACCGCGACGCCCTGCGCAACCAGGACGCCGGTGCCATCAACACCATGCTGAACATGATGTACGGGCTGCTCGGCATGGCCGTGGTCATCGCGGTGCTGGGCGTGGTCAACACCCTGGCGATGTCGGTCTTCGAGCGCACCCGCGAGATCGGCATGCTCCGCGCCATCGGCCTGGCCCGCTCGGGCGTCAAGCAGATGGTCCGTCTGGAGTCGGTGGTCATCTCCCTGTTCGGCGCGGTACTCGGGATCGGCGTGGGCGTCTTCCTCGCCTGGGCCGGCGGCAGCATAACCGCCACCTCCCTCCCGACGTACGAAATGGTCCTGCCCTGGGGCCGGTTGGCGCTCTTCTTCGCGATCGCCCTGGTGGTCGGCGTCCTGGCTGCCGCCTGGCCGGCCCGCCGCGCCGCCCGCCTCAACACTCTGGAGTCCATCAGCGCGCAGTGA
- the pta gene encoding phosphate acetyltransferase, with product MTRSVYVTGIDRGDGRQVVELGVMELLTRHVDRVGVFRPLVHDGPDRLFDLLRARYRLTQPAETVYGISYTEAAALQAERGTDELVSRLVDRFHAVARDYEYVLVLGSDYADTSLPDELALNARLANEFGAAVIPVVGGQGQEAEAVRAEARNAHRAYDSLGCDVVALVVNRVAPEQRTAVVERLAARLPVPCYALPEDGSLSAPTVGQIVQALGAEVLLGDDSGLARDARDFVFGGAMLPTFLKALTPGCMVITPGDRADLVIGSLAAHSAGAPPIAGVVLTLDERPGPDIMALAARLAPGTPVVSVPGGSFPTAAELFAIEGKLNAASPRKAETALGLFERHVDTAELTDRISVARSGRVTPMMFEHELIERSRAGRRRVVLPEGSEERVLRAADVLLRRDVCDLTLLGEEEAIRKRAADLAIDLADAQIIDPQSSPLRERFAELYATLRSHKGVSYELAYDMVADVSYFGTLMVQEGLADGMVSGAVHSTAATIRPAFEIIKTKPGAQIVSSVFFMCLADRVLVYGDCAVNPDPNAEQLADIAIQSATTAAQFGVEPRIAMLSYSTGTSGSGADVDKVRKATELVRERRPDLLVEGPIQYDAAVDAAVARTKLPDSEVAGRATVLIFPDLNTGNNTYKAVQRSAGAVAVGPVLQGLRKPVNDLSRGALVQDIVNTVAITAIQAQGARPGAGHTA from the coding sequence GTGACGCGCAGCGTGTACGTGACCGGTATCGACCGCGGCGACGGCCGCCAGGTCGTCGAGCTGGGAGTGATGGAACTCCTGACCCGCCACGTCGACCGGGTGGGGGTGTTCCGCCCCCTGGTCCACGACGGACCCGATCGCCTGTTCGATCTGCTGCGGGCCCGCTACCGCCTCACCCAGCCCGCCGAGACCGTCTACGGCATCAGCTACACGGAGGCCGCCGCCCTCCAGGCCGAGCGCGGCACCGACGAGCTGGTCTCCCGGCTCGTCGACCGCTTCCACGCGGTGGCCCGCGACTACGAGTACGTCCTGGTCCTCGGCTCGGACTACGCCGACACCAGCCTGCCGGACGAGCTGGCGCTCAACGCCCGGCTGGCCAACGAGTTCGGCGCCGCGGTGATACCCGTCGTCGGCGGCCAGGGGCAGGAGGCCGAGGCGGTCCGCGCCGAGGCCCGCAACGCCCACCGCGCCTACGACTCGCTGGGCTGCGACGTCGTCGCGCTGGTCGTCAACCGCGTCGCGCCCGAGCAGCGCACCGCCGTCGTCGAGCGGCTCGCCGCCCGTCTGCCGGTGCCCTGCTACGCGCTCCCCGAGGACGGCTCGCTCTCCGCGCCGACCGTCGGCCAGATCGTGCAGGCGCTCGGCGCCGAGGTGCTGCTCGGCGACGACTCCGGGCTCGCCCGGGACGCCCGGGACTTCGTCTTCGGCGGTGCGATGCTGCCCACCTTCCTCAAGGCGCTCACCCCCGGCTGCATGGTGATCACCCCCGGGGACCGCGCCGACCTCGTCATCGGCTCACTGGCCGCACACAGCGCCGGTGCCCCGCCGATCGCCGGTGTGGTGCTCACCCTCGACGAGCGCCCCGGCCCCGACATCATGGCGCTGGCCGCCCGCCTGGCGCCGGGCACCCCGGTGGTCTCGGTCCCGGGCGGCTCCTTCCCGACCGCCGCCGAACTGTTCGCCATCGAGGGCAAGCTGAACGCCGCCTCGCCGCGCAAGGCGGAGACCGCGCTCGGCCTCTTCGAGCGGCACGTGGACACCGCCGAGCTGACCGACCGGATCTCCGTCGCCCGCTCCGGCCGGGTCACGCCGATGATGTTCGAGCACGAGCTGATCGAGCGGTCCCGCGCCGGCCGCCGCCGGGTCGTCCTCCCCGAGGGCTCCGAGGAGCGGGTGCTGCGCGCCGCCGACGTGCTGCTGCGCCGCGACGTCTGCGACCTGACGCTGCTGGGCGAGGAGGAGGCGATCCGCAAGCGCGCCGCCGACCTGGCCATCGACCTGGCCGACGCCCAGATCATCGACCCGCAGTCCTCGCCGCTGCGCGAGCGGTTCGCCGAGCTGTACGCCACCCTCCGCTCCCACAAGGGCGTCAGCTACGAGCTGGCCTACGACATGGTCGCGGACGTCTCCTACTTCGGCACGCTGATGGTCCAGGAGGGCCTGGCCGACGGCATGGTCTCCGGCGCGGTGCACTCCACCGCCGCCACCATCCGGCCGGCCTTCGAGATCATTAAGACCAAGCCGGGCGCGCAGATCGTCTCGTCGGTGTTCTTCATGTGCCTGGCCGACCGCGTCCTGGTCTACGGCGACTGCGCGGTCAACCCGGACCCGAACGCCGAGCAGCTGGCCGACATCGCCATCCAGTCCGCCACCACCGCCGCGCAGTTCGGCGTCGAGCCGCGGATCGCGATGCTGTCGTACTCCACCGGCACCTCCGGCTCCGGCGCCGACGTCGACAAGGTCCGCAAGGCCACCGAACTCGTCCGCGAGCGGCGCCCGGACCTGCTGGTCGAGGGCCCGATCCAGTACGACGCGGCGGTGGACGCGGCGGTCGCCCGGACCAAGCTGCCGGACTCCGAGGTGGCCGGCCGGGCCACCGTGCTGATCTTCCCGGACCTCAACACCGGCAACAACACCTACAAGGCCGTCCAGCGCTCCGCCGGCGCGGTGGCCGTCGGTCCGGTCCTTCAGGGTCTGCGCAAGCCGGTCAACGACCTCTCGCGCGGCGCCCTCGTCCAGGACATCGTCAACACCGTCGCGATCACCGCGATCCAGGCCCAGGGCGCCCGGCCCGGCGCCGGCCACACCGCCTGA
- a CDS encoding ATP-dependent 6-phosphofructokinase, protein MRIGVLTAGGDCPGLNAVIRSVVHRALTGHGDEVIGFEDGFKGLLDGRFRKLDLDAVSGILARGGTILGSARLERARLREACESAKDFSREYGIDVLIPIGGEGTLTAARMLADAGMPVVGVPKTIDNDISSTDRTFGFDTAVGVATEAIDRLKTTAESHQRVMVVEVMGRHAGWIALESGMAGGAHGICLPEREFDVNDLVKMVEERFARGKKFAVVCVAEGAHPLAGTMDYKKGAIDQFGHERFSGIGTALARELERRLGKEARPVILGHVQRGGTPTAYDRVLATRFGWHAVEAAHRGDFGQMTALRGTDIVMAPLAEAITELKRVPASRMDEAESVF, encoded by the coding sequence ATGCGTATCGGAGTCCTCACCGCGGGCGGCGACTGCCCGGGCCTGAATGCTGTGATCCGGTCCGTCGTCCACCGCGCCCTCACCGGCCACGGCGACGAGGTCATCGGCTTCGAGGACGGTTTCAAGGGCCTGCTCGACGGCCGCTTCCGCAAGCTCGACCTGGACGCGGTCAGCGGCATCCTCGCCCGCGGCGGCACCATCCTCGGCTCCGCCCGCCTGGAGCGCGCCCGGCTGCGCGAGGCGTGCGAGAGCGCCAAGGACTTCTCCCGCGAGTACGGGATAGACGTCCTGATCCCGATCGGCGGCGAGGGCACCCTCACCGCCGCGCGGATGCTCGCCGACGCCGGCATGCCCGTCGTCGGCGTCCCCAAGACCATCGACAACGACATCTCCTCCACGGACCGCACCTTCGGCTTCGACACCGCCGTCGGCGTGGCCACCGAGGCCATCGACCGCCTCAAGACCACCGCCGAGTCGCACCAGCGGGTCATGGTCGTCGAGGTCATGGGCCGGCACGCCGGCTGGATCGCGCTGGAGTCCGGCATGGCCGGCGGCGCCCACGGCATCTGCCTGCCGGAGCGCGAGTTCGACGTCAACGACCTGGTGAAGATGGTCGAGGAGCGGTTCGCCCGGGGCAAGAAGTTCGCCGTGGTCTGCGTCGCCGAGGGCGCCCACCCGCTCGCCGGCACCATGGACTACAAGAAGGGCGCCATCGACCAGTTCGGCCATGAGCGGTTCTCCGGCATCGGCACCGCGCTCGCCCGCGAACTGGAGCGGCGCCTGGGCAAGGAGGCCCGCCCGGTCATCCTCGGCCACGTCCAGCGCGGCGGCACCCCCACCGCCTACGACCGGGTGCTGGCCACCCGCTTCGGCTGGCACGCCGTGGAGGCCGCGCACCGCGGCGACTTCGGCCAGATGACCGCGCTGCGCGGCACGGACATCGTCATGGCGCCGCTGGCCGAGGCGATCACCGAGCTCAAGCGGGTCCCGGCGAGCCGTATGGACGAGGCCGAGTCGGTGTTCTGA
- a CDS encoding carbohydrate-binding protein, whose translation MTRSRPLARSRSALTACALAASALAAVTALAFAAPAATAQPPVPRPAPPSPTAPHTGVVAEARTPARTPGRERAARTFREGRRATSGQAWTHHPRLPASPTGAADVTHNWWGVFPQPGTHDGIMATHTVDPSYTVTDADNVTYAPTTKAQNSCMEVVTAYTSTGNEIWAWDWCGTVGPAKTVPIDSDFLKTYTPGQGQPAAYSVQMVRDDATANRWSAYLYNYRTAAWDLLFRQSGTDQSGLDHGWDMFEIYASVNPATSEGYYCTEARNTVFDSSAVQLRAGGSWKPASPADSPWTETDPDPNAFLCPPLKFVQVSADDHWTVHQ comes from the coding sequence GTGACCAGATCCCGCCCCTTAGCCAGATCCCGGTCCGCCCTCACCGCTTGCGCCCTTGCCGCCTCGGCTCTCGCCGCCGTCACCGCACTGGCCTTCGCCGCCCCCGCCGCCACGGCCCAACCGCCGGTACCCCGCCCCGCACCGCCCTCCCCCACCGCTCCCCACACCGGCGTCGTGGCCGAGGCCCGCACACCGGCCCGGACCCCGGGGCGCGAGCGCGCCGCCCGCACGTTCCGCGAAGGGCGTCGCGCCACCTCCGGCCAGGCATGGACGCACCACCCGCGGCTCCCCGCCAGCCCGACCGGGGCCGCCGACGTCACCCACAACTGGTGGGGCGTCTTCCCCCAACCCGGCACCCACGACGGCATCATGGCCACCCACACCGTCGATCCGTCCTACACCGTCACCGACGCGGACAACGTCACCTACGCGCCCACCACCAAGGCCCAGAACTCCTGCATGGAAGTGGTGACCGCGTACACCAGCACCGGCAACGAGATCTGGGCCTGGGACTGGTGCGGGACCGTCGGCCCCGCCAAGACCGTCCCCATCGACTCCGACTTCCTGAAGACCTACACCCCGGGCCAGGGCCAACCGGCCGCGTACAGCGTGCAGATGGTACGCGACGACGCCACCGCCAACCGCTGGTCGGCCTACCTCTACAACTACCGCACCGCCGCCTGGGACCTGCTGTTCCGGCAGTCGGGCACGGACCAGAGCGGGCTGGACCACGGTTGGGACATGTTCGAGATCTACGCGAGCGTCAACCCGGCCACCAGCGAGGGCTACTACTGCACCGAGGCACGGAACACCGTCTTCGACAGCAGCGCCGTACAGCTGCGCGCAGGCGGATCCTGGAAGCCCGCGAGCCCCGCCGACTCGCCCTGGACCGAGACCGACCCCGACCCGAACGCCTTCCTGTGCCCGCCCCTGAAGTTCGTCCAGGTCAGTGCCGACGACCACTGGACCGTGCACCAGTGA
- a CDS encoding acetate kinase: MTANATRVLVLNSGSSSVKYQLLDMATGSRLATGLVERIGEATSRLAHTPPASGGATRETTGPIADHQAALKAVADELAADGLGLDSPELAAIGHRVVHGGLRFTAPTVIDDAVLKEIERLVPVAPLHNPANITGIRTARALRPDLPQVAVFDTAFHTTMPEAAARYALDVATADAHRIRRYGFHGTSHAYVSRRTAELLGKAPEDVNVIVLHLGNGASASAVRGGRCVDTSMGLTPLEGLVMGTRSGDIDPAVTFHLKRVAGMSTDEIDELLNKKSGLVGLCGDNDMREIRRRIDEGDQQAALAFDIYIHRLKKYIGAYTAVLGKVDAVAFTAGVGENAAPVRAAAVAGLEELGMAVDASLNAVRSDEPRLISPDYARVAVAVVPTDEELEIARQTYALVTA, encoded by the coding sequence ATGACTGCCAACGCCACCCGCGTCCTCGTCCTCAACTCCGGCTCGTCGTCGGTGAAGTACCAGCTGCTCGACATGGCCACCGGTTCGCGGCTCGCCACCGGCCTGGTCGAGCGGATCGGAGAGGCGACCTCGCGCCTGGCCCACACCCCGCCGGCCTCCGGCGGCGCCACCCGCGAGACCACCGGCCCGATAGCCGACCACCAGGCCGCGCTGAAGGCGGTCGCCGACGAACTGGCCGCCGACGGCCTCGGCCTGGACTCCCCGGAGCTGGCCGCGATCGGGCACCGGGTGGTGCACGGCGGGCTGAGGTTCACCGCGCCGACCGTGATCGACGACGCGGTGCTCAAGGAGATCGAGCGGCTGGTGCCGGTCGCCCCGCTGCACAACCCGGCCAACATCACCGGCATCCGCACCGCCCGGGCGCTGCGCCCCGACCTCCCGCAGGTCGCGGTCTTCGACACCGCCTTCCACACCACGATGCCGGAGGCCGCGGCCCGCTACGCCCTCGACGTGGCCACCGCCGACGCGCACCGCATCCGCCGCTACGGCTTCCACGGCACCTCGCACGCCTATGTCTCCCGCCGCACCGCCGAACTCCTCGGCAAGGCGCCCGAGGACGTCAACGTGATCGTGCTGCACCTGGGCAACGGCGCCTCCGCGTCCGCCGTCCGGGGCGGCCGCTGCGTGGACACCTCCATGGGCCTGACCCCGCTGGAGGGCCTGGTCATGGGCACCCGCTCCGGCGACATCGACCCGGCGGTCACCTTCCACCTCAAGCGGGTGGCCGGCATGTCCACCGACGAGATCGACGAACTGCTCAACAAGAAGAGCGGCCTGGTCGGGCTGTGCGGCGACAACGACATGCGGGAGATCCGCCGCCGGATCGACGAGGGCGACCAGCAGGCCGCGCTCGCCTTCGACATCTACATCCACCGGCTGAAGAAGTACATCGGCGCCTACACCGCGGTGCTCGGCAAGGTCGACGCGGTGGCCTTCACCGCGGGCGTCGGCGAGAACGCCGCCCCGGTCCGGGCCGCCGCCGTCGCCGGTCTGGAGGAGCTGGGCATGGCGGTGGACGCCTCGCTCAACGCCGTGCGGTCCGACGAGCCGCGGCTGATCTCGCCCGACTACGCCCGGGTCGCGGTCGCCGTGGTGCCCACCGACGAGGAACTGGAGATCGCCCGGCAGACATACGCCCTGGTCACCGCCTAG
- the pyk gene encoding pyruvate kinase — translation MRRSKIVCTLGPAVDSYEQLKTLIEAGMNVARFNMSHGTHSEHEERYHRLRKAAEETGRAVGVLADLQGPKIRLETFAEGPVELVRGDEFVITTEDVPGDKHICGTTYKGLPGDVSKGDPVLINDGNVALQVVEVDGPRVRTIVIEGGVISDHKGINLPGAAVNVPALSEKDIEDLKFALHMGCDMVALSFVRDAKDVQDVHRVMDEVGRRVPVVAKVEKPQAVANMQEVVMAFDAVMVARGDLAVEYPLEKVPMVQKRLVEMCRRNAKPVIVATQMMESMITNSRPTRAEASDVANAILDGADAVMLSAESSVGQYPIETVKTMSKIVEAAEEELLSKGLQPLVPGKKPRTQGGAVARAACEMADFLDGKALVAFTKSGDTARRLSRYRATQPILAFTTDLATRNQLTLSWGVDSFVVPHVDNTDAMVDLVDAELLKLKRYSEGDTMIITAGSPPGVPGTTNMVRVHHLGGGRA, via the coding sequence ATGCGCCGTTCCAAAATCGTCTGCACCCTGGGCCCCGCCGTCGACTCCTACGAGCAGCTGAAGACGCTGATCGAGGCCGGTATGAACGTGGCCCGTTTCAACATGAGCCACGGGACCCACTCGGAGCACGAGGAGCGGTACCACCGCCTCCGCAAGGCCGCCGAGGAGACCGGCCGCGCCGTCGGCGTGCTGGCCGACCTCCAGGGCCCCAAGATCCGCCTGGAGACCTTCGCCGAGGGCCCGGTGGAGCTGGTGCGCGGTGACGAGTTCGTCATCACCACCGAGGACGTCCCCGGTGACAAGCACATCTGCGGCACCACCTACAAGGGCCTGCCCGGCGACGTCTCCAAGGGCGACCCGGTCCTGATCAACGACGGCAACGTCGCCCTCCAGGTCGTCGAGGTCGACGGCCCCCGGGTGCGCACCATCGTCATCGAGGGCGGGGTCATCTCCGACCACAAGGGCATCAACCTCCCCGGCGCGGCGGTCAACGTCCCGGCGCTGTCCGAGAAGGACATCGAGGACCTGAAGTTCGCGCTGCACATGGGCTGCGACATGGTCGCGCTGTCCTTCGTGCGGGACGCCAAGGACGTCCAGGACGTGCACCGCGTCATGGACGAGGTGGGCCGCCGGGTCCCGGTCGTCGCCAAGGTGGAGAAGCCGCAGGCGGTGGCCAACATGCAGGAGGTCGTGATGGCCTTCGACGCGGTGATGGTGGCGCGTGGCGACCTGGCGGTGGAGTACCCGCTGGAGAAGGTCCCGATGGTGCAGAAGCGCCTGGTGGAGATGTGCCGGCGGAACGCCAAGCCGGTGATCGTGGCGACCCAGATGATGGAGTCGATGATCACCAACTCCCGGCCGACCCGCGCCGAGGCGTCCGACGTCGCCAACGCGATCCTCGACGGCGCCGACGCGGTGATGCTCTCCGCGGAGTCCTCGGTCGGCCAGTACCCGATCGAGACCGTCAAGACCATGTCGAAGATCGTCGAGGCGGCCGAGGAGGAGCTGCTGTCCAAGGGCCTGCAGCCGCTGGTGCCCGGCAAGAAGCCGCGCACCCAGGGCGGTGCGGTGGCCCGCGCGGCCTGCGAGATGGCGGACTTCCTCGACGGCAAGGCACTGGTGGCGTTCACCAAGTCCGGTGACACCGCCCGCCGGCTCTCGCGCTATCGGGCCACCCAGCCGATCCTGGCCTTCACCACCGACCTCGCCACCCGCAACCAGCTCACCCTGAGCTGGGGCGTGGACTCCTTCGTCGTCCCGCACGTGGACAACACCGACGCGATGGTCGACCTGGTCGACGCCGAGCTGCTCAAGCTCAAGCGCTACAGCGAGGGCGACACCATGATCATCACCGCCGGTTCGCCCCCCGGCGTCCCCGGCACCACCAACATGGTCCGGGTGCACCACCTCGGCGGCGGACGCGCCTGA
- a CDS encoding DUF6114 domain-containing protein — MSAEQQPQPTGSFGRKRQAFREWRGARPFWGGLLTLLAGVPIMYIPYANLTIGSLTVRMATTAGAGSLIIGVLLVVLGLTMWFQPVSRVFAGVAAILLALVSLVVSNFGAFLIGFLLGLIGGALGVSWAPGRPAQSADGPGEPDRVVGPVVATGPAPAGGPGLGNGLDGLSGTSPTNGTNGRHRAG; from the coding sequence ATGAGCGCGGAGCAGCAACCACAGCCGACCGGGTCCTTCGGGCGGAAGCGGCAGGCGTTCCGGGAGTGGCGCGGAGCGCGCCCGTTCTGGGGCGGTCTGCTGACTCTTCTGGCCGGCGTCCCGATCATGTACATCCCCTACGCGAACCTCACCATCGGGTCGCTCACCGTCCGCATGGCCACCACGGCCGGCGCCGGCTCGCTGATCATCGGCGTGCTGCTGGTCGTGCTCGGCCTGACCATGTGGTTCCAGCCGGTGTCACGGGTCTTCGCGGGTGTCGCGGCGATCCTGCTCGCCCTGGTCTCCCTGGTCGTCTCGAACTTCGGCGCGTTCCTGATCGGCTTCCTGCTGGGGCTGATCGGCGGCGCGCTGGGCGTCTCCTGGGCGCCGGGCCGGCCCGCGCAGAGCGCGGACGGGCCCGGTGAGCCGGACCGTGTCGTCGGACCCGTGGTCGCCACGGGCCCCGCGCCGGCCGGCGGTCCCGGGTTGGGCAACGGACTGGACGGCCTGTCAGGAACGAGCCCGACCAACGGAACGAACGGGAGGCACCGTGCCGGGTGA